The genomic DNA CAGATGCCGAGGGACACTTTTTTATTCTAACAGGTTCCGAATCAAAGGATTTTGGCGAAACGACGCTTTACATTTCCGTAGGGGTTGGGGCACCCAACCCCTACTATCCCAACAAACACAGGATTCACATCCGACCGAATCAAGCAACAATTGTTGATGTCGGACTTCACCCGATTGCAGAAGGGGCGTTTGCTTCGACCGTCATCGTTCTCGATTCAAAAACGGATACGCCTGAGACCCAAGAACTTCTCACAACGTTGGAAAAGATGTTGAAACTCGCTGGGGCAAAGGTTTATAATATTTATACTGCTAAGTCAAAAATGCCTGTGCAAAAACGGATAGAGAAGGTTAACGCCATCAAGGAGAGCGGATACTATTTGCAAATTAATCACGCGGAATGGGATAAGGAACAACCCATTGTGGTAGCGGCACACTACCGAGGCAATCAGGGGACAGAGACGTTTCTAAAGCGGATACTTGAACAGTTCAACAGGAGTCTCTATGAGACCCCGATTGTTACCCTTCAAGACAGAACAACCCCTGAAATTCAGCAGACGAACAAAATGGCGATGACACTTGAAATCAAATCCTTGAATCATCCGAATGCTTCCACCGTTTCGGAAGTGCATGCGATCTTTTTCGGGGCATGGGCTTTCCTGAAGAGTGATGGAGAAATTCCGATAGAAAGACAAAAGCGGTTTATGGCATACTTAAAAGAGAGGCAAGCGTCTTCTTCTAATTAGATGAAAGCGCGTAGCCCGTAATGAAATGGAGGGCGGATATACGGAGAGGCGCATGACATACCGAACCCACTTTACCGAACCGCAAGGTATAATTAAAACTAACATCACAGATTTACAACTCCAGCATCCGTTCAAGATTGCGCGTCGTGCGACAGACGCGTTCCGACAAGTGATTTCTGTAGAGATTGATGGTGGCATCGGTGAAGCGGCACCCGCTCGGTTGTATGGTGAAACCGTTCAGACGGTGCGTGTCGCGTTGGAAATTATCGCACCGTCACTTCCCAAAGACCTCGATGCGATTCACGATGTGATGGAGACGGTTGAAGCAAGGCTTGGCGGCAATTACGCAGCAAAGTCCGCCATTGATATGGCACTTCATGATCGACTCGGTAAAAAACTTGGCGTTCCGCTCTATCAACTCTGGGGGCTCAACCCGAATAAGACCCCTTGCACATCGTTTACGATTGGACTGGATGAACCCGAAGTAATGGCAGAGAAGACCCGACATGCTGAAGCGTATCCGATCCTGAAAGTCAAACTCGGTACGCCGCAGGATATTGAGATAATTCAGAAACTCCGCGAGGTCACGGATAAGCCCATCTATGTTGATGCGAATACAGCATGGACACCGAAGGAGGCTGTTCGCAAGATTCGTGAGCTTGCCGGTTATGGTGTTGAATTGATAGAACAACCGACGAAACCGAATGATCTGGCAGGACTCAAGTTTGTCCACGAACACTCTGAACTGCCGATTATCGCCGATGAAAGCGTCAAGCGCGCAAGTGATATTCCGATTCTCGCTGAGTGTGTTGACGGTATCAATATCAAACTCGTCAAATGTGGTGGATTGCTTGAGGCACATCGAATGATAAGTGTTGCCCGCGCCCACGGTTTGCTGGTCATGATTGGTTGCATGATAGAGAGTTCGCTCGGCATCACCGCCGCTGCACACTTGACACCCCTCGTAGACTATGCCGATCTGGACGGTCATCTGCTCATTGCGAACGATCCCTACACGGGTGTAAGTCTTGATAAGGGTAAATTGATACCACCAAACCGCCCTGGCATCGGGATTATTTATAAGCAGGAAAGCAGCTCATAGTTAAAAAATTCCAATTCAAATTTGGTGTCTGCTCCTCTTTTAATTCGTTACAAATTTCCAAAAACGCTGCGATTAACCAAAAACCTGCCTGAAACGAAGTGGAAGGCAGCCCAGGAGGCCACAGTTAAAAAGATGACAAAACAGAACCGCAATGTTCTCATCACCGGCGGCACAGGTATATTAGGGAGTGCCGTCACCAAAGCCTATCTCGCCCAAGGTGACAGTGTTGCTGTCACATATCTATTTGAAGATGAAGTTGACCGCTTCAAAGAATACAATCCTGAGATTAGCGAAGACGTTACTTTCTTGTTCGCGAACGTTACCGAGGAAGCCGAGGTCCAGAAGACCGTTCAGGAATTTTTATCCAAATTCGGTTCACTGGATGTATTGGTGAATATCGTTGGCGGGTTTGTCGGTGGGATCCCCACTGCGGAACTTGAAGAGAATAGATGGGATTTTATGATGAACCTCAACCTCAAATCGGTGTTCCTGTGTTGCAAGACAGTCATACCACACATGACGGAACGCGGTTATGGCAAGATTATCAACGTTTCCGCACGCGCTGGATTGAAAGGTGAGGCGGGATTGAGTGCGTATTGCGTCTCTAAAGGCGGTGTCCGCACCTTGACCGAGTCGTTGGCGGCTGAGGTGATGGATTCGGGGGTAAACGTCAATGCCATTATGCCGAGCGTGATGGACACCCCCGCGAATCGTGAATCCATGCCGGACGAGGAGCACGACCGGTGGGTATCCCCTACCGATGTCGCCAAGGTAATATGTTTCCTGACTTCCGACGATGCTGCCGTCATCAACGGTGCTGCGATCCCTGTTTACGGCAGAGCCTAATTTTTATCGAAACGGCTCTTTAAGTTGCGTCTGCATGAGTCTTTCTAAAATTTGCAGGCGCAACGCCGTTTCAATATCCGCAACTTCAGGTCTACCGACGAGGTTCTGTATCTCATTCGGGTCGTTTTGGACATCAAATAAAAGGTAAACTTCGCCATTAGCATTGAGAGCCGCCTTCCATTCCTTGCTGAGTAACATAATCTCGCCTTCTATCTCGGACATTGCGAAGTCGCGATGTGTCGCTTCAGGTTGCGTCAATACCGGACACAACGATTTCCCGAATTGACGATGCCCTAACTCACCACCTACCAATTCAACAAGCGTAGGACCAATGTCAATCCATTCGACTGGACTCTCACAAATTGTCCCTGTGGGCGGGGTTTGTAACCTTGATGTATCAGGCGTTCGGACGAGTAGCGGGATCCGAACGGCACCGTTGAGGAAGTTGCTCTTATAGATGAGTCCATAGTCTCCGTTCATTTCACCGTGGTCGGAGGTGTGGACAATGATTGTGTTTTCGAGTTCGCCGCGTGCCTCGATTGCGTCAAGAATCTCGCCGATCTGATCATCAATGAGCGTTACGTTGCCGGCGTAATTCGCTCGGAGTCTTCCGACTTCGCCGGGTTCAAACGTCGGGTTCACCCGCTGCATAAGCCTGTCCAAATGTCCTGTGGGACGTTTTTC from Candidatus Poribacteria bacterium includes the following:
- a CDS encoding SDR family oxidoreductase yields the protein MTKQNRNVLITGGTGILGSAVTKAYLAQGDSVAVTYLFEDEVDRFKEYNPEISEDVTFLFANVTEEAEVQKTVQEFLSKFGSLDVLVNIVGGFVGGIPTAELEENRWDFMMNLNLKSVFLCCKTVIPHMTERGYGKIINVSARAGLKGEAGLSAYCVSKGGVRTLTESLAAEVMDSGVNVNAIMPSVMDTPANRESMPDEEHDRWVSPTDVAKVICFLTSDDAAVINGAAIPVYGRA
- a CDS encoding dipeptide epimerase produces the protein MTYRTHFTEPQGIIKTNITDLQLQHPFKIARRATDAFRQVISVEIDGGIGEAAPARLYGETVQTVRVALEIIAPSLPKDLDAIHDVMETVEARLGGNYAAKSAIDMALHDRLGKKLGVPLYQLWGLNPNKTPCTSFTIGLDEPEVMAEKTRHAEAYPILKVKLGTPQDIEIIQKLREVTDKPIYVDANTAWTPKEAVRKIRELAGYGVELIEQPTKPNDLAGLKFVHEHSELPIIADESVKRASDIPILAECVDGINIKLVKCGGLLEAHRMISVARAHGLLVMIGCMIESSLGITAAAHLTPLVDYADLDGHLLIANDPYTGVSLDKGKLIPPNRPGIGIIYKQESSS